The genomic DNA GTCTGCACAAGAATTACAATTTAAATAGAGAAGGATAATGTTTGTTGTAATGTAAAACTGAGTTGGACCAGTGACTCCAATTCATTCTGACTCTAAGCTTTAAGAAGACATATAGTGCTATCCCACAGTATACAAAATCACCCACAACATTAGTTTCTAAAACTCCTTTCAGATACAGGACATGAAACATTACTTCGTTCATCCATTAAAGTGACGGCATTCCATTTTTTCAGACAGAGATTGGTTGCTAGAGAGTGCTGCGGTAAGCATGCAATATTTGTAGTAATGTATTAACAGACTAAAACTTAATTAATAGCATAAAATCAAAGAGTATGGcctgctgttagatcctgatgGGCCCTTTTtcaataatacaatataatttaTGGTTAAACCTAATTATTGAAGTTACTACTGTTGCTCCGTGTGTAAATGcagcaattttctttctttgcagaCACAAATATTGATCCTACTGCTCTCTGATGGTGCAGGTATTAAACTCATAATCAATCAGTAGTttcaaacagctggaagaaacaCGCTCAGCCCCTTTTATCATGATGTGGGAAAAAACACTTGGATCCTTCAGTGAGATAAGGACCAAGGCTTAGAATGTTGCTACTGAACTGCTTCTGACATCTGATTATGTTCTTACTGTTACCCAAAAGCAACTAGttaatgacaacaacaatagAGAATACAAGAAAAACAGTCTCAGCTtgtttcatcaaaaaaaagCATTATGTAGTTCAAACTGGCATTCCCAGAAGGATCAAATTCAAATATAAACTGCACTCACAGTTCATCCTTGTCCTTAGCTAATGAAAAGATTTAGGCCTGGCATGTACATTACAGGTaattttcaaatcaaaacaaacattaacataACACATTTTTCTTGCATCTCACTTTACAGTTTAATAAGACCACTTAAAAGGAGCCAAATTACCTCTATGGTAAAATCTGTTATCTACCTGTTTAAGCGTACAAGAGCATACAAGAGCACAAGCAGCACAAGGTTTGGCTAAAAACAGAGGCCCAGCCACAGCTTACCTAACTAATTTACCACAAAGAAAGTATTACACATTCCCTCCATTGTTTCTTACTTGTTTTCAGTCAAAACTCACCAAACCAGAGCAGTGTAGTGTTAGCTacttctctcctctccctcacCTGCGGTCCTCTTCACTAACACAGAGAAAAATTACTCCCTATGTGCTGCTTAACAAGGAGGCCCTCTCCAAAACTTAAAACTACAGACTCTCCAGACCTTAGCTCAGCTTCCAcatgtcaacaaaaacacatcactaCAGCCTGACAGTTAAATACAATAGAGCATAACATCATACCTCCTCATGTTACTTCTCTTTTGTGAAAAAGAAGTGGCTAATTGCAGCTAGCAGTCTCATCTCCACCAGCCTACCCaggagctaatgttagctgcagctaacgttagctgcaGCTAACGCTAGCTCTCTACCTGAGTGCACATCTGTTAACACACAGTGTCTTTTATAAGGTGCTGTTACTTGCAAAAATCTTTCTCAAACAAAAAATTAGCCAATTTACAAGTTTTAAAGCTTACCTGTGTGTATTTATTCCTCCAGAATTGTGGATATCCACTCGGACATGCTACTGTGTGATTTAACTTTTAAAGGGAAGGTGTATTAGCCGGACCCAAAGTGTGTGTGGGCGGAGCTTAAAGCCAACGCCCTGTAGGCCACGCCCACAAATTCGAACCAGCCAATCACAATAGAACCCGCCGAATTTGCACCGTGTGTATCAAAAATGTGTAAGAAGGTGCATTACAGGACCTTGAACTAGGGTGCGCTGTTCTATACACTGGGATACACTGAAAGTCAGGTCAAGTGGTACATAAGGACTttcaatgaaaatgagaaattatGTTGTTTAGACACTAACAAATGCAAATACACTCTCTGAATTATGGGGACTTCGGCATAGTCCTTATAATCCCCTAAGGTCCCTGGAATGTCGGTGTGTAGTCAGGTCAAATGTCCCGTTAAACCATAaataccaacacacacacacacacacacacacacacacacacacacacacacacacacttgcacgcATGCTACAAAACGAGgacacacccacccacccatgACTGCCGGCACAGTTTCTCTGAGGATGGCTGGAACAGGAAGACGGTAGCTCAATGGGAGGAAAGAGTTGTTGCCTGCCTCGCACACGTTTTGTTTTAGCAGCGGGTGGAAGACAGGAGGGCTAAGGTGGTTCAACCCCACAGCACCTGTCTGTCCGCACTACTCCCCCCGCCTCCAGGTTTCCCTCCTCCATGCACACAACCTGTCAATCTCCCCTCAATATTCTACATAACGCCACAGCTGTCCGCCTGCTCCACACATAACCTTTGAAACGCTCCATGCTCCACATGGTTCTACCTGCAGGAATACTGACAGCAGCTCCATCTAAAATTTCAGCACCAGCTTTATTTATCTGCGCAGGTAATTATAGACACACGtggagtgtgtctgtgtggtttgTGCTGCACCTGAATAGCGCCCAGCCAGGATATTTACCCCAAGTGATGAATTCCACAAAAACGACTTGCCTCGAAATGTCATTTCAGAGCAGAAACCTGAGAGTCTGGGCCAAATACTGCTGGCTAAGACCGACTGCCTGGAAGCTGACATTTGAAAAATGCAGCGACATCTGCGCTCAGAATGTTGAATCACGGAGTGTGCCAGAAAGAGATTTCTTCATTATGGTGGAATCACAGAAACCTTTTACTGAGTTTGCATGCGTCCTTTTTGCATGTATATGACTACACATCACGTCTAGAGCGCTGAAACAATCAGTTAATCATTATATAGAGGTAATTTAAGTTCTGTGAAGAGAAACTgaactaaaaacaaagaatttgaGCTAAAATTGAAGTCTATATTCTCATTTTCATGTCTTAATTGTCAATAAGGCAGTCATGATGAAACAGTAATGCACAATGTTAGTGCAGAGAACCAGCTTCTAAGACGTGAGGAGTTGCTTTTCTCAAGTTTTGAACTTTTGCTCAGACAGTGCAGACATCACTTTcatttttagatcatttctggcattttattgAATCATTATGGGATTGAAATTAAGAATTATTTGCTTGGAATTTGTAACGCAGGTGTGCTGCTCACTAATGCAACAATCAAGTTAACGTAGCTGGAATGTTTTACTTGTAGGATCAAACACATCATAAGTAAAATCCAAGCGTTTTCTAATGATCGGTCATTGCGCACATAACACATAATAAtcgttttaaatttattttatcattatttttacaaaactgtcctaaaggaataaaataactttttattgctaaatatgtatttactttttcttctgcctctcagcctctccctcttttcaaaGAAGCTCTACAGAGACGtttgttttatattaattttGGCAGAGGTTAGATTGATGGCTTCACTCAAGTGTGGGGAACAAGCACAGACAGAGCGAAGTGACGGGAAGACAATCGAGTCATTTTCCAAAATACAACACTGTGTAGACTCTGCcggaaataaaacagaaaataaaatgtctttattctTTCTGTGCAGTCCGGTACCGAATGACCAacattttacattgaatttttcACACACTTTACTTTTGTAatgtaaatgcttttttttcacctATTGTTGTTGTCTTTGGTGTCGTTATCTTTTCTAATCTTAGCTCATATCTTACtacttttctagtttttagGCACTTTATTTCTTAtgttatttattaatttctgtATTTGAGAGTGCAAAATTTGTACTCTTTGGTGGAATACagtttaatttgacatttgctctctttctttttcttcagtgCTGCCTCCTGTCTTGGTACCGAGGAACAGTGAGTTCAACGCCAAGCATACGATGCTGCCTCGCTTCCGCAACCCTCTACAGCAGAACGAGCCGCACATGCCCCAGAATGCCACCTTCCCAGAATCCTTTGCTCAGGCCAGCACCATGCCTTTCCCCCATTCACCTGGAAACAGCTACCCGAACTCACCAGGAAGCGGCAGCAGCGCCACCTTCCCTCATTCACCATCCAGCTCCGACCCTGGCAGTCCATTCCAGATGCCAGGTGAGATCCTGCACTAACTCAGCCTTGAggttttcttcctgttcctaaAGTACAACAACTTATTTTGTTGTGGCCCCTTCCTGTTGCAGAGACACCCCCTCCTGCCTACATGCCCCCAGAGGAGCAGATGACTCAGGATTGCCCCCAGCCAATGGACACCAACCTCATGGCTCCGCCCTTGCCCCTAGAGAGTAACAACCGGGCAGGTAACCATGGCAGTTGCtatcttaaacacacacatgtccTTGTGTGCACTTGCTTCATGTGACATCATCCATGTAGAGCCGTCTGCACCTGCTCGCCTTGATCTGCAGGTGGAAAGATTTCTAGGAAgccaggttgttttttttaagtcattttttcccctcttgtGGTCAAACTCCAgatggaaaagagaaagaaaaacctcAGCGGGGTTGTTATGGTGAGTCCTGTGAGATAAAACAGTGTGCGAGCAGGATCTGTTAGTTTACAGTGGGGCTTTGTCTGAGTGTGAGCCCAGGGGAAGCTCAAAGCCTCAGCAAATTAAGCCAGGCCTCAGAGCCTTTTTATGAGGCCCATAAAAGCTGGGGCTTATGTCATCTCTGCTGGTGGTAATGACTTGAAACTCATTAACGATAAGATTCACTAATTACCTCCAACTTTCAGATCTGAAATGTGGTGCAATAATTGCCGCTATCTCGACTCTGTGGTTTTGATTTTACTGTGCAAGACAAACACTTGTTCATAGACTACGCAGTAGACTCGGATTGGATTCTAAAGTCACCTGATTCAAAGTGAAATTCTGACGCTTTTGTAGTTTTAGCCATAACTACTGTCAGTAATAGAAAAGAAGTATTCACCTCATTAATTGCCAAAACAATGTTTGATGGGACAGGACATACAGTATGATCAGTTAAATGATCAGAGAGGTTTTCAACAAACCCTTCACCAAAGTTATGTGGAAGAAAGAACAAAGACTAGTTATTATTCAAACTGTCTCATGTAAACATCCATGCTTTAACTTTTGCCTTTCATGTGATTTAGATcagttgttttttactttttgtttacccttcatcacagtttgttgcaaGGAGTGCAAGTTTCCTTATCAGGTTCATTTTGAGGGCCCACAGAAGAAAGTATTGCAGTATTGTAAAAGGAGAAATGTGAAAAGAATTTCCTTATTCaggatttagttttttcttttttgactcTGGTAGTCATCTTATGTCTACTCATTGGGATCCATTGATTTGTACAATTCTAGCCAGTGCTACGCTACAGAGGAAGTTTGGGAGAAGTATGTGCTTAGATAAACATGATTTATTCCTCTCTCAGAGACTCTGAGGCCTTCTGGCACTGGCTCGCCCTGAGATACCAGGCACAGAGAGCATGGCCCTGCTATTGATTGTTTGCCTGCTCGATAACGGCTGGCACACAGACCACAGACAGTCTGCATGCTTTAGAAAGCGTCTGCATCGATTCTGGTCAGCCTCAATGTACACAAATGCAGCTAGTGGGTCCTATATGTTTATTCAAATCACTGTTATGGGCTGCATGGGACGATTTGGACGAAATCATTGTGCGGATGAGTAAGATTTACAGTTGAGTCTGCTGGCATCAGTGGCTCCTGGCAGTTTGTCTGCACAGAGGAGTCTTAAATGTGCCtgaatgtgtctgtgtctgtttctgcGTGCACACTGCGCTCTGCTCACTCCCGTTAATGTGTTTCCTGTGCAGATGTGCAGCCGGTGGCCTACGAGGAACCCAAGCACTGGTGCTCTATTGTTTACTATGAGCTCAACAATCGCGTCGGAGAGGCGTTCCAGGCTTCCTCCACCAGCGTGCTCGTGGATGGCTTCACAGATCCCTCCAACAATCGAAACCGATTCTGTCTGGGCCTGCTCTCCAATGTCAATCGCAACTCGACCATTGAGAACACCAGGCGGCACATCGGCAAAGGTACAGCATGGAAAACCTGTCAATGATTGTAGACCAACGATGGGACTAAATCAGTTCAGTTGTCAGCAGGGACAGGCATCTGCAGGGAAGcagaataataacaacaaactgACGAAACATCAGTTGATTGATTTTAAATTGACAACACAAATGTTTTGGGCCTTTTGTTAAAAGTGACACACAGGACAGTGCTGATTCTAACTCTTAATGCTTTCCTGCTGCCTTTAAGGAGTCCATCTGTATTACGTGGGAGGGGAGGTGTATGCAGAGTGTCTGAGTGACAGCAGTATCTTCGTCCAGAGTCGTAACTGTAACTACCACCACGGCTTCCATCCCACAACTGTGTGCAAGATTCCCAGCGGCTGCAGCCTGAAAATTTTCAACAACCAGGAGTTTGCTGAGCTGTTGGCTCAGTCCGTCAACCATGGCTTTGAGGCCGTTTATGAGCTCACCAAGATGTGTACCATCCGCATGAGCTTTGTTAAGGTAATTTgctttagaaaaaacaaaaaacactttttaatgtCTAAATATCAATAGTCAACTTTAGGTATATGGGGATCCTCGGTTAACAACGTCCTCAATGTACGgcgttacgtcggaactggtgacgtggaactagttggtgagtggAGCAGACGAGTACGTCGTCATGCAGCGCTGTAAGACGGCTTTGTTGACATTCTGctgttgtacgccaccttggattgtgccaCATTCGCTAagtttttgcccttcattatggctcccaagcataagtcagggTCTGCtgatgcttcgaagaaaaggaaagccatcacATCTCCATATGTGCTGtcttcactgcaatgtaaaagctgcagctatccaactagttaaactcgtGCTCGCAAAATGAATCGTGAGTCGAAGCAAACTTGtcttctttactgtggctcttgatacacaagacagagtgaaaactgcaacaaaaacagaataaaacaacataaatacatccaaaatgaagttaattacttACAATATTGCCTCTGTGACGTTTACAAAGTAGAGAGCCATGCATCCAGAAAAAACACGTACAGAAATCACAACTGTCAACAGACAgattcaaaataaaggctttttcaaaataaaagtacatagataattctgccttaagggcaacacaccatggaagtgaaatttaATAAAACGCTCcgaacagggcgaaacaccgaCTAACATCGGCATTATTacctcaagttgtaaaaacagtggaacgttcttttatcttcttgtaaaatgactcatacatgcatgaaagtcattgatattcatgacttttaagaagaactgatcaatatcttgatgcacgtaatggctttgtttacattttctccaaagATTTTTAGTGACAACtgacaaaaattgaaaattgtATTGATTCGAGTCATCACCTCTCAGTAGCAGCCATGACTACAGTAGTACCCCATAGAATGGCCTTTAAACCAAAGTAAACAAGACCTCTCAtcttgatagaaaaaaaaataacaaaacaaataaaatgttcatgAATCTCGCAAATTCAAGTACACCAAAAACTAGCATAGTCTTGCAGTATtaggtttttaaaaatcacgTGTTTTCCTACTTTTCAGGGCTGGGGAGCAGAGTACCACCGCCAAGATGTGACCAGCACACCCTGCTGGATTGAGATTCACCTGCACGGTCCGCTGCAGTGGTTGGATAAAGTGCTAACCCAGATGGGCTCCCCCCACAACCCTATATCCTCAGTCTCCTAGGCTTCACTGTCCTTGGCCCTGTGGCTGTCCATACTCCAGCATTTTGGTCTAAGTAGCAAGAATAGGGGCAGGCTGATCCCAGACTGGTTTGTGTTTTAGTCAGTAGTCCATAACTGACAGAGGTTTTGACTGAAACACAAACCGATCTGGGAGCTGTAAGGTCGGACGGGTTGTTAAATGGGCAGGTTTGTCCTCTACTTGAAGGACGTCTGAATTGGGCACATTTACAGACTGGGAGAGGAGTAAGCAAAGTGAGCGTGATGCAACTGGAAGATACTTGATCTTTGTGACCAACTGTAATAATTAGACCATCACACTCATCATGACGCAAGTATCCTCTCTGATCTTGCTCCCACGACTTCTCTTTTTCATTGTTCTATTATTCTGACTCATAACTAGTTTGCATCTAAATATTCCCTCGGAAATCCAGATATACGTGTGTAGTTACAATAATTACGGGACATTCCAGGTCGCCGAAATTGCAGTTGGccgctgttttctgtctgactgtACTGAGGTTGGCATGAAATGTACTTAGAAAATGTATAAAGTTAGCAGGGACTCGGAGGATGACCAgtatgtctgaaaaaaattcaagcaTCCCCAGATACTAGAACAAGTGTCTGCTCTCTTTTTTAGGATACtaaattaaagcatttaaaacataacttcaaaataaaagtcccatATCACAGACCATGAAAAACAATATGAGAGCAAAATTGGGGGCTCGTTTTGGGTGGGGGTTTAGTGTGGGGCTGGGCACTAAAAGGGCATTTCAGACATAACAGACTAAAGTTTAAGTGTTGCTCATCTTGTGTTACACTTGTGTTTCAAATGaatttttcaggaaaaaaaagtagtGTTTAGATATATTCACTATTAGAATATGTGCTGTGCAGTCTGGTTTTGCAAAGCATAGTTTGGTTAGTGTAGTGTTACACATTTAAGACTGGTAGCTGAACGTGACATGAAGCAGAGGCAAGCACAAGTAGTTTGTCCCTGGCTGTAGACTCTGCAGCAGAATCAAACGTGTCAAAAACAGATTCGCATCGAGGACATTAATATTTCGGTGAGTCGTTCTCTCATTACAAAGACTGAGCAAAACTTGTTAAATGGCTGTTACGGGAAAATGTTGAGCATTCAAATTTTAATTGTCGACTGAGGTGTAAGCTGCTGTCctaataagattttttttaaataaaatgcagatGTTGCCATTCAGTTCTTTTATGCTTTGAGCAATCCTCTTTGCTATTAAACTGTTATACTCTTTAcattctttttgtattttcgaacatgtttttttgttgttttgttttgtctgcacTTTCACAtgttgcctctttttttttttttttcttctttctgttttgctcAGTAAAACTCccagaaaagcagttttattcCATGAATATCAAGTCTCTACTGGAAGATTCAATAAAATTTGTTTCATTACTTGCAACATTTCAGTCTCTTTTATGACCATTGTCTCGgcatgtttgtctttgtgtgccTGTCTGTTTAATTACAGGCCACCCAAGCTAAGAAAATATGCATCGCGTATTGTCAGGGGCTTTcaaaaacatcaactgctgtgtgtgtacttgcattactcatgttgtggggGCATAAATCCATGTACGTAGTCACAGCAAGGGACAAAAAGCAAGTCCCCATAACGGAAATCATTCAATTTTTAGGTGTAGACTTGGTTTAGGGTTAGAATTAGGCAAGTAGTGGTTATGGTTAGAGTCTCCAGGAAATCAATATAAGTCAAtgtaatgtcctctgaagtgatggaaacaatcgtgtatgtgtgtgtttggatgcaGACCTTCAATTAGAGAGGCACAACAAGTACAAGTGCATCGAGGAGCCAACTGCACTAGTGTTCAGCATAATTGTATTTTCCAGTAAATTGCATGAAAACGCATAAAATCATGGGGTTCCCTTTGTTTTATGGGACACGTTGTGACAGCAGAGGAATGGTTACAACAATCTTCCAGGAAGGTCTCCTGGA from Amphiprion ocellaris isolate individual 3 ecotype Okinawa chromosome 4, ASM2253959v1, whole genome shotgun sequence includes the following:
- the smad1 gene encoding mothers against decapentaplegic homolog 1; protein product: MNVTSLFSFTSPAVKRLLGWKQGDEEEKWAEKAVDALVKKLKKKKGAMEELERALSCPGQPSNCVTIPRSLDGRLQVSHRKGLPHVIYCRVWRWPDLQSHHELKALECCEYPFGSKQKDVCINPYHYKRVDSPVLPPVLVPRNSEFNAKHTMLPRFRNPLQQNEPHMPQNATFPESFAQASTMPFPHSPGNSYPNSPGSGSSATFPHSPSSSDPGSPFQMPETPPPAYMPPEEQMTQDCPQPMDTNLMAPPLPLESNNRADVQPVAYEEPKHWCSIVYYELNNRVGEAFQASSTSVLVDGFTDPSNNRNRFCLGLLSNVNRNSTIENTRRHIGKGVHLYYVGGEVYAECLSDSSIFVQSRNCNYHHGFHPTTVCKIPSGCSLKIFNNQEFAELLAQSVNHGFEAVYELTKMCTIRMSFVKGWGAEYHRQDVTSTPCWIEIHLHGPLQWLDKVLTQMGSPHNPISSVS